Proteins encoded in a region of the Streptomyces sp. NBC_00310 genome:
- a CDS encoding phosphatidylglycerol lysyltransferase domain-containing protein → MSGGVPVRSGRLHSNAGRRGYGVVRGALRGPRPEAVPALVARACTLVGLVDIAAGVFPRFRNSRMHALAEVLPGALGPFAAALSLSAGVLLLLLAHGLRRRKRRAWRAAVILLPAGAIAQFTYRHSVVGVLVSLALLVLLLRHRDEFRALPDPTSRWRALANFVLMGAGSIMLGLLVVSAHPGRMVGDPSLADRLEHVIYGLFGFEGPVDYAGNTSWTVAFSLGALGLLTAITTVYLAFRPEHPAARLTDDDEVRLRALLDKHGGRDSLGHFALRRDKAVVFSPSGKAAVTYRVVSGVMLASGDPIGDVEAWPGAIERFMDEAKAHSWTPAVMGCSETGAEVWTRETGLDALELGDEAVVDVSDFSLAGRAMRNVRQMVKRIERLGYETRVRRVRDLGEAELDRIRRAAEDWRGTDTERGFSMALGRVGDPADGDCLIATAHKADEVPGPYGDLKAVLHFVPWGPDGASLDLMRRDRAADPGMNELLIVAALQAAPRLGVKQVSLNFAMFRSALARGEKIGAGPVLRAWRGLLVFLSRWFQIESLYKFNAKFRPRWEPRFVVYATSRDLPRIGLAAMQAEGFVTLALPRVLRRRAKAPAPCAHAVRSAGNAA, encoded by the coding sequence ATGTCGGGTGGGGTTCCGGTCCGGTCGGGCCGACTCCACTCGAACGCCGGTCGGCGCGGATACGGCGTCGTGCGCGGCGCGCTGCGCGGGCCGCGCCCCGAGGCGGTACCCGCCCTGGTCGCCAGGGCCTGCACGCTCGTCGGGCTCGTGGACATCGCCGCGGGCGTGTTCCCCCGCTTCCGGAACAGTCGTATGCACGCGCTGGCCGAGGTGCTCCCCGGCGCGCTCGGACCGTTCGCGGCGGCCCTCTCCCTGAGCGCCGGCGTCCTGCTGCTCCTCCTCGCCCACGGCCTGCGCCGGCGAAAACGGCGGGCCTGGCGCGCGGCCGTGATCCTGCTCCCGGCCGGGGCGATCGCCCAGTTCACGTACCGTCACTCGGTCGTCGGCGTCCTCGTCTCGCTGGCGCTGCTCGTCCTGCTGCTGCGCCACCGTGACGAGTTCCGCGCCCTGCCCGACCCGACCAGCCGCTGGCGCGCCCTCGCCAACTTCGTCCTGATGGGCGCCGGTTCGATCATGCTGGGCCTGCTCGTCGTCAGCGCCCACCCCGGGCGCATGGTCGGCGACCCGAGCCTCGCCGACCGGCTCGAACACGTCATCTACGGCCTGTTCGGCTTCGAGGGCCCGGTCGACTACGCCGGCAACACGTCCTGGACGGTGGCCTTCTCCCTCGGCGCCCTCGGTCTGCTGACCGCCATCACCACGGTCTACCTGGCCTTCCGCCCCGAACACCCGGCGGCCCGCCTCACCGACGACGACGAGGTACGGCTGCGCGCCCTGCTCGACAAGCACGGCGGCCGCGACTCCCTCGGCCACTTCGCGCTCCGCCGCGACAAGGCCGTCGTCTTCTCCCCGAGCGGCAAGGCGGCGGTGACGTACCGCGTCGTCTCCGGTGTGATGCTCGCCAGTGGCGACCCGATCGGCGACGTCGAGGCCTGGCCCGGCGCGATCGAGCGCTTCATGGACGAGGCGAAGGCCCACTCCTGGACCCCGGCCGTCATGGGCTGCTCGGAGACGGGCGCGGAGGTCTGGACCCGGGAGACCGGCCTCGACGCCCTGGAACTGGGCGACGAGGCGGTGGTGGACGTCTCGGATTTCTCCCTCGCCGGGCGCGCGATGCGCAACGTGCGCCAGATGGTGAAGCGCATCGAGCGGCTCGGTTACGAGACCCGGGTACGGCGCGTCCGTGACCTCGGCGAGGCGGAGCTGGACCGGATCCGGCGCGCCGCCGAGGACTGGCGCGGCACCGACACCGAGCGCGGCTTCTCCATGGCGCTCGGCCGCGTCGGCGACCCGGCCGACGGCGACTGCCTCATCGCCACCGCCCACAAGGCCGACGAGGTCCCGGGCCCGTACGGCGACCTGAAGGCCGTGCTCCACTTCGTGCCCTGGGGCCCCGACGGCGCCTCCCTGGACCTGATGCGCCGCGACCGCGCCGCGGACCCCGGTATGAACGAACTCCTCATCGTCGCGGCCCTCCAGGCCGCTCCCCGCCTGGGCGTGAAGCAGGTGTCCCTGAACTTCGCGATGTTCCGCTCGGCCCTGGCGCGCGGCGAGAAGATCGGCGCGGGACCGGTGCTGCGCGCCTGGCGCGGGCTGCTGGTCTTCCTCTCCCGCTGGTTCCAGATCGAGTCGCTGTACAAGTTCAACGCGAAGTTCCGCCCGCGGTGGGAGCCGCGCTTCGTCGTCTACGCGACCTCCCGCGACCTGCCCCGCATCGGCCTCGCGGCGATGCAGGCCGAGGGCTTCGTCACCCTCGCGCTGCCCCGCGTCCTGCGCCGCCGTGCGAAGGCCCCGGCGCCGTGCGCGCACGCGGTGCGCTCCGCGGGCAACGCCGCGTAA
- a CDS encoding alpha/beta hydrolase, with product MGLTSNKVLALVVLSAVLLFIGTVWLWPRLARRGWRAVGGRIVVLLATQVAVFASVGLAANQAFGFYASWADLLGRENGQGVVVDHDGADTGGPLRVVDTQQVNVAGGARPTIGGQIQKVEIVGRTTRIASPAYVYLPPEYFQPEYRTRTFPAAVVLTGYPGTAEALVKGLHFPQTAHKLARDGKAQPMILVMLRPTVAPPRDTECVDVPGGPRTESFFAEDLPDAVGHHYRVGKKPGSWGIIGDSTGGYCALKLAMHHPRVYAAGAGLSPYYKAPLDATTGDLFQGNRTLRNEADLFWYLRHRPAPDTSLLVTSSKQGETNYRNTLEFIELAKEKRPTRISSIILDSGGHNFNTWRREIPATLQWISGRLSDR from the coding sequence ATGGGTCTTACGAGTAACAAGGTGCTGGCGTTGGTGGTGTTGTCCGCCGTGCTGCTGTTCATCGGCACGGTGTGGCTGTGGCCGAGGCTGGCACGTCGCGGCTGGCGGGCGGTCGGCGGCCGGATCGTGGTCCTGCTGGCCACGCAGGTCGCCGTCTTCGCGTCGGTCGGCCTCGCCGCGAACCAGGCCTTCGGGTTCTACGCCAGCTGGGCCGACCTCCTCGGCCGGGAGAACGGCCAGGGCGTGGTCGTCGACCACGACGGCGCCGACACCGGCGGGCCGTTGCGGGTCGTCGACACCCAGCAGGTGAACGTGGCCGGCGGCGCCCGCCCCACCATCGGCGGCCAGATCCAGAAGGTCGAGATCGTCGGCCGTACGACACGGATCGCGAGCCCGGCGTACGTGTATCTGCCGCCGGAGTACTTCCAGCCCGAGTACCGCACCCGCACCTTCCCCGCGGCCGTCGTCCTCACCGGCTACCCGGGCACGGCCGAGGCGCTCGTCAAGGGCCTCCACTTTCCGCAGACGGCACACAAGTTGGCCCGCGACGGCAAGGCGCAGCCGATGATCCTGGTCATGCTGCGGCCGACCGTGGCGCCGCCGCGCGACACCGAGTGCGTGGACGTCCCGGGCGGGCCGCGGACCGAGTCGTTCTTCGCCGAGGACCTGCCGGACGCCGTGGGTCACCACTACCGGGTCGGGAAGAAGCCCGGGAGCTGGGGGATCATCGGCGACTCGACCGGCGGCTACTGTGCGCTGAAACTCGCCATGCACCACCCCCGGGTGTACGCCGCCGGCGCGGGCCTCTCGCCGTACTACAAGGCGCCGCTCGACGCCACGACCGGCGATCTCTTCCAGGGGAACAGGACGCTGCGGAACGAGGCGGACCTCTTCTGGTATCTGAGGCACCGGCCGGCGCCGGACACCTCTCTGCTGGTCACCAGCAGCAAACAGGGGGAGACCAACTACAGGAACACGCTCGAGTTCATCGAGTTGGCGAAAGAGAAGCGGCCGACCCGGATCTCGTCGATCATCCTCGACAGCGGCGGGCACAACTTCAACACGTGGCGGCGCGAGATCCCGGCGACTCTGCAGTGGATCAGCGGGCGGTTGAGCGACCGGTGA
- a CDS encoding PH domain-containing protein, giving the protein MVEHRLHPVTPLRRAWAPVAVLIGWAVHDPDGAQRNLMRLDTTTLLIGLGVFIPAAALYGFLTWWFTHFAVTDSELRIRTGLLFRRTAHIRLERIQAIDVTRPLLARIAGVAKLRLDVVGTDKKDELAYLGEAHAGALRAELLARAAGFAPETAHEVGEAPVRRLLKVPAGVLAMSLVLTGATWATLVAAVVVPSVLWFVTESVWTVLATALPLLGAAGASSVGRFVAEYDWTVGDSPDGLRIDHGLLDRAHETVPPGRVQTVRVVEPLLWRRRGWVRVELDVAGSSNSVLVPVAPREVAESVIARVLPGVAVPDAAALVRPPGRARWCVPLWWRGYGLAVSDTVFAARHGLLRRRLDLVPHAKVQSVRLSQGPWQRSKGLADVHVDTGANKTVTARLRDAGEAAELLRAQAERSRTGRREALPDRWMV; this is encoded by the coding sequence GTGGTCGAGCATCGGCTGCATCCGGTGACGCCGCTGCGGCGGGCCTGGGCGCCGGTGGCGGTGTTGATCGGGTGGGCCGTGCACGATCCGGACGGGGCGCAGCGGAACCTGATGCGGCTCGACACGACGACCCTGCTGATCGGGCTCGGTGTGTTCATCCCGGCCGCCGCCCTGTACGGCTTCCTGACCTGGTGGTTCACCCACTTCGCGGTGACCGACAGCGAACTGCGCATCCGTACCGGCCTGTTGTTCCGCCGTACCGCCCACATCCGCCTGGAGCGCATTCAGGCCATCGACGTCACCCGCCCACTGCTGGCCCGGATCGCGGGCGTGGCGAAACTCAGACTCGACGTCGTCGGCACCGACAAGAAGGACGAGCTGGCCTACCTCGGCGAGGCGCACGCCGGCGCCCTGCGGGCCGAACTCCTCGCCCGCGCGGCCGGTTTCGCGCCGGAGACCGCGCACGAGGTCGGCGAGGCGCCCGTACGGCGGCTTCTGAAGGTCCCGGCCGGCGTGCTGGCCATGTCCCTCGTCCTGACCGGCGCGACCTGGGCGACCCTGGTGGCCGCGGTCGTCGTACCGTCCGTGCTGTGGTTCGTCACGGAGAGCGTGTGGACCGTCCTCGCGACCGCGCTGCCGCTGCTCGGCGCGGCCGGGGCGAGCAGTGTGGGGCGGTTCGTCGCGGAGTACGACTGGACGGTCGGCGACTCCCCCGACGGGCTCCGCATCGACCACGGGCTCCTCGACCGGGCCCACGAAACGGTCCCGCCCGGCCGCGTGCAGACCGTCCGCGTCGTCGAACCGCTGCTGTGGCGGCGCCGCGGGTGGGTCCGCGTCGAGCTGGACGTGGCCGGTTCCTCGAACTCCGTCCTCGTACCGGTCGCGCCGCGCGAGGTGGCCGAGTCGGTGATAGCGCGTGTGCTGCCGGGGGTGGCCGTGCCGGACGCGGCGGCTCTCGTACGGCCGCCGGGGCGGGCGCGGTGGTGCGTGCCGCTGTGGTGGCGGGGGTACGGGCTCGCCGTCAGCGACACGGTGTTCGCGGCGCGGCACGGGCTGCTGCGGCGCCGGCTCGATCTCGTGCCGCACGCGAAGGTGCAGAGCGTACGGCTGTCGCAGGGGCCCTGGCAGCGGTCCAAGGGTCTCGCCGACGTGCATGTCGACACCGGCGCCAACAAGACCGTGACCGCGCGGCTGAGGGACGCCGGGGAGGCGGCTGAGCTGCTGCGTGCGCAGGCGGAACGGTCGCGGACGGGGCGGCGTGAGGCTCTGCCGGATCGGTGGATGGTGTAG
- a CDS encoding PH domain-containing protein, with product METGTLEDGAERAEGEPVWTGLPPGLLRMRRLLLVLWLGPITVGTAVLLGWLAEPVWAAFALLPLGLLLWGWPMLGRNWRSWRYAERADDLLISRGVLWREETVVPYGRMQLVEVESGPVERHFNLASVQLRTAAAATDARIPGLDPAEAERLRDRLTQLGEARSAGL from the coding sequence ATGGAGACGGGGACCTTGGAAGACGGCGCCGAGCGCGCCGAGGGCGAGCCGGTCTGGACCGGACTGCCGCCCGGGCTGTTGCGGATGAGGCGGCTGTTGCTGGTGTTGTGGCTGGGGCCGATCACCGTCGGTACGGCGGTACTGCTGGGCTGGCTGGCGGAGCCGGTGTGGGCGGCCTTCGCGCTGCTGCCCCTCGGCCTGCTGCTGTGGGGCTGGCCGATGCTGGGCCGGAACTGGCGGTCATGGCGGTACGCCGAAAGGGCGGACGACCTGTTGATCAGCCGGGGTGTGCTCTGGCGGGAGGAGACCGTCGTGCCGTACGGGCGTATGCAGCTGGTCGAGGTGGAGTCCGGGCCCGTCGAGCGGCACTTCAACCTGGCGAGCGTGCAGCTGCGCACGGCCGCCGCCGCCACGGACGCCCGCATCCCCGGTCTCGACCCGGCCGAGGCCGAACGCCTCCGCGACCGCCTCACGCAACTGGGCGAGGCCCGATCGGCAGGGCTGTGA